One region of Chaetodon auriga isolate fChaAug3 chromosome 5, fChaAug3.hap1, whole genome shotgun sequence genomic DNA includes:
- the aldh3b4 gene encoding aldehyde dehydrogenase family 3 member B1 isoform X2, giving the protein MSSPPSPSPARWFKALRRTRLGEPCLKTYPLECVDLLKRARVAFQAGRTLKEAFRLAQLEAVVRLLEEHDCDFVDALGRDLHKPRFETVVSELILVKNEALHAISNLKKWMQPLHVERNLSTSLDDCLVVSEPLGVVFIMGAWCSPVQMCLVPLVGAIAAGNCAIISPSECTTHTAELLHRLIPFYLDNECFHVILAGTNDLPEVVELKFDHVFFTGSMEEGSRIAQAAARTLTPVTLILGGKNPCYVDEHCEIATTAQRIAWARFHNAGQSLVAPDYILCHADVKARLVQALKCCLMQFYGSDPRESRSYGRMVNPEIFNRTRDVLWRSGKVAVGGQVIEAEKYIAPTILTEVTELDPIMKQDIFGPVLPVLTVNNMDEAITFINKQEKPLCVYAYSSNSKVISRLMSETSSGSFCSNDSVLQSLMVALPFGGVGASGMGSYHGRHSFDTFSHRKSCLLRSTRFECVTYLRYPPYEDRNLSLMTWASTLSQKSQGWCQIL; this is encoded by the exons ATGAGCAGTCCGCCGAGCCCTTCTCCAGCCCGATGGTTCAAAGCTCTGCGCAG GACCAGGCTGGGGGAGCCGTGTTTGAAGACATACCCTCTGGAGTGTGTGGATCTGCTGAAGAGGGCAAGAGTTGCCTTTCAGGCTGGACGCACCCTCAAGGAGGCCTTCAGACTGGCTCAGCTGGAGGCTGTGGTGCGGCTGCTGGAGGAACATGACTGCGACTTTGTGGATGCTCTTGGAAGGGACCTTCATAAG ccACGGTTTGAGACGGTTGTGTCGGAACTGATTCTTGTCAAGAATGAGGCACTTCATGCCATCAGCAACCTCAAGAAGTGGATGCAGCCGCTGCATGTGGAAAGAAACCtg TCCACCTCGTTGGACGACTGCCTGGTGGTCAGTGAGCCGCTGGGGGTGGTGTTTATCATGGGGGCCTGGTGTAGTCCTGTCCAGATGTGCCTGGTGCCGCTGGTAGGGGCCATCGCAGCAG GAAACTGTGCAATCATCAGCCCCTCAGAGTGCACcactcacacagcagagctTCTTCACCGTCTCATCCCCTTCTACTTGGACAAT GAATGCTTCCATGTGATTCTTGCAGGCACAAATGACTTGCCTGAAGTTGTGGAACTTAAATTTGACCACGTCTTCTTTACAG GGAGCATGGAGGAGGGCAGCAGAATTGCTCAGGCTGCAGCTCGCACACTCACACCTGTCACCCTGATTTTGGGTGGCAAGAACCCGTGTTATGTGGACGAACACTGTGAGATTGCCACCACCGCTCAGCGCATCGCCTGGGCACGCTTTCACAATGCTGGACAGAGCTTGGTGGCTCCTGACTACATCCTGTGCCACGCGGATGTCAAAGCACGGCTGGTGCAGGCCCTGAAGTGCTGCCTGATGCAGTTCTACGGTTCTGATCCCAGAGAGTCCCGCAGTTATGGCCGCATGGTCAATCCAGAGATTTTCAACCGTACGAGAGACGTGCTGTGGAGATCTGGCAAGGTGGCTGTGGGCGGGCAAGTGATAGAAGCTGAGAAATATATTG cCCCAACGATTCTGACAGAGGTAACAGAACTAGATCCCATCATGAAACAGGACATTTTTGGCCCAGTTCTTCCTGTTCTGACTGTAAACAATATGGATGAGGCAATTACCTTCATTAATAAGCAAGAGAAACCCCTCTGTGTGTACGCATATTCCAGCAACAGCAAG GTCATCTCAAGGCTAATGAGTGAGACGTCGAGTGGAAGCTTTTGCTCCAATGACAGCGTCCTGCAGAGTCTGATGGTGGCTCTGCCTTTCGGTGGAGTTG GTGCCAGTGGAATGGGTTCCTACCATGGCCGCCACAGCTTTGACACCTTTTCTCACAGGAAATCATGCCTGCTGAGAAGCACACGGTTTGAGTGTGTAACCTATCTGCGTTATCCGCCCTATGAGGACCGCAATCTGTCTCTAATGACATGGGCCAGCACCTTGTCCCAGAAGAGCCAGGGCTGGTGCCAGATCCTGTGA
- the aldh3b4 gene encoding aldehyde dehydrogenase family 3 member B1 isoform X3, protein MEEGSRIAQAAARTLTPVTLILGGKNPCYVDEHCEIATTAQRIAWARFHNAGQSLVAPDYILCHADVKARLVQALKCCLMQFYGSDPRESRSYGRMVNPEIFNRTRDVLWRSGKVAVGGQVIEAEKYIAPTILTEVTELDPIMKQDIFGPVLPVLTVNNMDEAITFINKQEKPLCVYAYSSNSKVISRLMSETSSGSFCSNDSVLQSLMVALPFGGVGASGMGSYHGRHSFDTFSHRKSCLLRSTRFECVTYLRYPPYEDRNLSLMTWASTLSQKSQGWCQIL, encoded by the exons ATGGAGGAGGGCAGCAGAATTGCTCAGGCTGCAGCTCGCACACTCACACCTGTCACCCTGATTTTGGGTGGCAAGAACCCGTGTTATGTGGACGAACACTGTGAGATTGCCACCACCGCTCAGCGCATCGCCTGGGCACGCTTTCACAATGCTGGACAGAGCTTGGTGGCTCCTGACTACATCCTGTGCCACGCGGATGTCAAAGCACGGCTGGTGCAGGCCCTGAAGTGCTGCCTGATGCAGTTCTACGGTTCTGATCCCAGAGAGTCCCGCAGTTATGGCCGCATGGTCAATCCAGAGATTTTCAACCGTACGAGAGACGTGCTGTGGAGATCTGGCAAGGTGGCTGTGGGCGGGCAAGTGATAGAAGCTGAGAAATATATTG cCCCAACGATTCTGACAGAGGTAACAGAACTAGATCCCATCATGAAACAGGACATTTTTGGCCCAGTTCTTCCTGTTCTGACTGTAAACAATATGGATGAGGCAATTACCTTCATTAATAAGCAAGAGAAACCCCTCTGTGTGTACGCATATTCCAGCAACAGCAAG GTCATCTCAAGGCTAATGAGTGAGACGTCGAGTGGAAGCTTTTGCTCCAATGACAGCGTCCTGCAGAGTCTGATGGTGGCTCTGCCTTTCGGTGGAGTTG GTGCCAGTGGAATGGGTTCCTACCATGGCCGCCACAGCTTTGACACCTTTTCTCACAGGAAATCATGCCTGCTGAGAAGCACACGGTTTGAGTGTGTAACCTATCTGCGTTATCCGCCCTATGAGGACCGCAATCTGTCTCTAATGACATGGGCCAGCACCTTGTCCCAGAAGAGCCAGGGCTGGTGCCAGATCCTGTGA
- the mmab gene encoding corrinoid adenosyltransferase MMAB, with translation MASFIIKPAHLRCVVRTGRLVSEHRTRKTLWSVRSYATEGDNRIPKIYTKTGDKGFSSTFTGERRPKEDLVFEALGNTDELSSAIGLAREFCLDKGHTFTYQLDKIQCILQDVGSNIATPRSSARESHIKRTQFTAQPIADLETWIDKFTEELPPLTNFILPSGGKSSAALHLARTVCRRAERSVAPIVRSGEADQEVAKFLNRLSDYLFTLARYTAMKEGKEETIYRRPE, from the exons ATGGCTTCGTTTATTATCAAACCTGCTCACCTCCGCTGTGTTGTAAGGACAGGCAGGCTCGTTAGCGAGCACCGAACAAGGAAAACATTGTGGTCTGTCAGAAG TTATGCCACTGAAGGAGACAACAGGATACCCAAAATATACACCAAAACTGGAGACAAAG GTTTCTCCAGCACATTTACAGGAGAAAGGAGGCCAAAGGAAGACCTTGTATTTGAAGCTTTGGGAAATACAGATGAGCTGTCATCAGCTATAGG CTTGGCCAGAGAGTTTTGCCTCGACAAAGGACACACATTCACCTATCAGCTGGACAAG ATACAGTGCATTTTACAAGACGTGGGCTCCAATATCGCCACCCCTCGGTCATCTGCAAGAGAAAGTCACATAA AGAGAACACAATTTACTGCTCAGCCAATTGCAGACCTGGAAACCTGGATTGATAAATTTACAGAAGAGCTCCCTCCACTGACCAACTTCATTTTACct tctgGAGGGAAGAGCAGCGCAGCTTTGCACTTAGCTCGGACCGTGTGTCGAAGAGCAGAGCGCAG TGTTGCTCCGATTGTGCGGTCAGGGGAGGCAGATCAAGAAGTTGCCAAGTTTTTGAACAG ATTGAGCGACTACCTGTTCACCCTGGCCAGATATACAGCCATGAAAGAAGGCAAGGAGGAGACAATCTACAGGAGGCCTGaatga
- the aldh3b4 gene encoding aldehyde dehydrogenase family 3 member B1 isoform X1: MSGKVRACNACQRNGRLTCRRTRLGEPCLKTYPLECVDLLKRARVAFQAGRTLKEAFRLAQLEAVVRLLEEHDCDFVDALGRDLHKPRFETVVSELILVKNEALHAISNLKKWMQPLHVERNLSTSLDDCLVVSEPLGVVFIMGAWCSPVQMCLVPLVGAIAAGNCAIISPSECTTHTAELLHRLIPFYLDNECFHVILAGTNDLPEVVELKFDHVFFTGSMEEGSRIAQAAARTLTPVTLILGGKNPCYVDEHCEIATTAQRIAWARFHNAGQSLVAPDYILCHADVKARLVQALKCCLMQFYGSDPRESRSYGRMVNPEIFNRTRDVLWRSGKVAVGGQVIEAEKYIAPTILTEVTELDPIMKQDIFGPVLPVLTVNNMDEAITFINKQEKPLCVYAYSSNSKVISRLMSETSSGSFCSNDSVLQSLMVALPFGGVGASGMGSYHGRHSFDTFSHRKSCLLRSTRFECVTYLRYPPYEDRNLSLMTWASTLSQKSQGWCQIL, encoded by the exons ATGAGTGGAAAAGTGAGGGCGTGCAATGCTTGTCAGAGGAACGGCCGGCTAACGTGTAGAAG GACCAGGCTGGGGGAGCCGTGTTTGAAGACATACCCTCTGGAGTGTGTGGATCTGCTGAAGAGGGCAAGAGTTGCCTTTCAGGCTGGACGCACCCTCAAGGAGGCCTTCAGACTGGCTCAGCTGGAGGCTGTGGTGCGGCTGCTGGAGGAACATGACTGCGACTTTGTGGATGCTCTTGGAAGGGACCTTCATAAG ccACGGTTTGAGACGGTTGTGTCGGAACTGATTCTTGTCAAGAATGAGGCACTTCATGCCATCAGCAACCTCAAGAAGTGGATGCAGCCGCTGCATGTGGAAAGAAACCtg TCCACCTCGTTGGACGACTGCCTGGTGGTCAGTGAGCCGCTGGGGGTGGTGTTTATCATGGGGGCCTGGTGTAGTCCTGTCCAGATGTGCCTGGTGCCGCTGGTAGGGGCCATCGCAGCAG GAAACTGTGCAATCATCAGCCCCTCAGAGTGCACcactcacacagcagagctTCTTCACCGTCTCATCCCCTTCTACTTGGACAAT GAATGCTTCCATGTGATTCTTGCAGGCACAAATGACTTGCCTGAAGTTGTGGAACTTAAATTTGACCACGTCTTCTTTACAG GGAGCATGGAGGAGGGCAGCAGAATTGCTCAGGCTGCAGCTCGCACACTCACACCTGTCACCCTGATTTTGGGTGGCAAGAACCCGTGTTATGTGGACGAACACTGTGAGATTGCCACCACCGCTCAGCGCATCGCCTGGGCACGCTTTCACAATGCTGGACAGAGCTTGGTGGCTCCTGACTACATCCTGTGCCACGCGGATGTCAAAGCACGGCTGGTGCAGGCCCTGAAGTGCTGCCTGATGCAGTTCTACGGTTCTGATCCCAGAGAGTCCCGCAGTTATGGCCGCATGGTCAATCCAGAGATTTTCAACCGTACGAGAGACGTGCTGTGGAGATCTGGCAAGGTGGCTGTGGGCGGGCAAGTGATAGAAGCTGAGAAATATATTG cCCCAACGATTCTGACAGAGGTAACAGAACTAGATCCCATCATGAAACAGGACATTTTTGGCCCAGTTCTTCCTGTTCTGACTGTAAACAATATGGATGAGGCAATTACCTTCATTAATAAGCAAGAGAAACCCCTCTGTGTGTACGCATATTCCAGCAACAGCAAG GTCATCTCAAGGCTAATGAGTGAGACGTCGAGTGGAAGCTTTTGCTCCAATGACAGCGTCCTGCAGAGTCTGATGGTGGCTCTGCCTTTCGGTGGAGTTG GTGCCAGTGGAATGGGTTCCTACCATGGCCGCCACAGCTTTGACACCTTTTCTCACAGGAAATCATGCCTGCTGAGAAGCACACGGTTTGAGTGTGTAACCTATCTGCGTTATCCGCCCTATGAGGACCGCAATCTGTCTCTAATGACATGGGCCAGCACCTTGTCCCAGAAGAGCCAGGGCTGGTGCCAGATCCTGTGA